TGCATCATCCATTGccggagcgagagaggactGTACCGGGgtgactgcgtgtgtgtgggggtagaggggggggggcaggatGCCCTTCCCATCTCCTTACACAGGCAATCAAGGTGCGTCTCTGTGCCGCCGTCGTTCTCATGTTGTTTGTTACCCATTTCGTCGCCCCTCGTGTCTCACACATGTGTGTAGCGTGTCTCGTCTCCGCAGCCAGAGGTTACAcccccccttcacacacgcgcacacacagaatTACACAGCCCAGTCCAAAGCGAGAGCAAAAAGGAACGTGTAACCCCAATACACAGCGGAGCGCATGGGGGCTgttgcgcgcgcgctgcgtcgTTACCGATGGCTCCACTGATCTCCATCATAGACTGGGAAAAGGTAGCAacgggagagggagggtatAGGGCGGGATAAAATgaccgctggtggtggtggggggaggtcACGCAGAAGGGTGTGTGGCGGGCCTGGCGATAGATGCCCTTCCCACGACCTCCCCTCATCTTTATGTGCAGGCGATTTTTCGTTTGCCCTACTCGGCGCGACTGTTCTACAGAGCCGCCAGTCTTGTCGTTGCCGTCTCCACTtacccttccccccttctctctctggcgcTACACTGCCACCACAAACGCGGCCGTGTCGATGAGGAATCCAAGTGAGCGTACGAGCAGTACACCGCTGCATTTTACTTCTCTTATTTTCCTCGACCTTTTCTCCGGTCTTACAGCCTACACACAGGACACGTGACCGCCGTCTCCAGCaactttccttttccctactaccaccaccaccactcagAGTCACCAGCACCACTATAGCGCCAGCACTTGGCTAGTGAAACAGTTCATCGGGGCAGGATGACCATGTCCAGTGACGACGCCGTGGATGTGGCGCGCCCATTGCCTCCGCACGGGCCAGCCAACATGATGTCGACCTACATGACACGGTATGACTACGACTACAATGGCCATCCGGGCCTGAcaggcagcgacgacggcaacggGAGGAACTTCGAGCCGGGCATAAGCGGTGACGTGCGCAACCGCCCAATCTTTGCCTACGGCGTCGACACAGGCGATCGCGACGACCACACCATCTACCAGGTCGACTACACCGCCAAAGACCGCTCCGTGAAGAATATGGCCGGGCTTGCCGCCAGGCTGACAAGCGCGTCTGtccctgcagctgcggcagcgattAACGACGTAGACAAGGGCACGGCGTACCAACGCCACTGGTACCGCCCCGGAATCTCTGATCACATAGTCTTGGCGGATGGCAGCCATCCACACACGGTGTACCAGGACGACTACCAGGCCCCCCGGCACGTCGCCGGTGGCACCGTGAGTGAGCCGGTGCGCTAcgcaggcgccgctgctgcggcctaTAATGCAGATTTGCTGAAGCCGCACGGCGTGGTGGAGGATGATGGCGCTGACCTCGCGCCGAAGATCACGTCAAGGGAGTCTCTTCTGCCACGGAGGCGTAAGTGCCCCAACACGACGTGGTCACCGGTCTTCGAGAACACCACTGACCACCGCCGTACGTGGAATGATTGCGCTCCTGGAGACGGTGTGACAGGCACATACATGTGCACCTCGTGGGAGTACGGCGGCACGAGCCAGGCTCACCcctcgcagctgccgctgagtCTCGCGCGCAGCCTTGCAGCTCATGGCCTGGACGTCACCGCGAACCTGGACAaggcggcgttgctgcgccagctTGCCGGGGCGCACTACACCCCGAGGACGGTGCGCAGCTCATTAGGCGGTGTTCCGCTGGACACAAGCGACCGCACGAACCCGCAGTTCCTGTCCACCATGGAGCAGAAGCGGTGTGCGGTGAGCCGGCGCCTTGAGAAGGAACATTACGTCACCATGTCCATCTACAAGAGCGACTTCATCGATCAAGGACTACTGCCAGAGCTGCCCGGCAACCCAGGAGGTCCGGCGAACGTTCGCGACACCCACCCCAGCCCCTTGGCCACTGCAGGGGAGATGATGGCTGGCCAGCTGACGAGCACAACGCGTGAGTTGGGATTGCTGCGCAACGCGCACGGTACCCTCAAGCCCGGCGAGGCACACCCCGCGTCGCGGATGCGCACAGGTGTTTTGTCAGTGGTGCGCAAAATGGAGAAGGCGGTCTCGATCGACAAGGCTGATCCGCACCGCCACAAACTCCGTGCGTAGCTGCAGTCTTTTTAACCTTCCACGGCTGCCCTCTCTACTTTGAGGCAGTTGCCGTTGGCATCAATCTTTGCCTTGATACGATGCTCACATGGATGCGCGgatgtgcgcgcgtgtgtgtgtgtgggtggggaaTGTGTTTGCCGTTGTTGCTGATGTTCATATGTAGAGTCCTTTGCCGTCATGTTTGGGGCACttgtgcgtgggcgtgtctGTAACGTCCCTGACGTTTGAAAatgcccttccccctcctctgcttgCTTTGCTCGTACATTCATCgcttctccccacctcccccct
This portion of the Leishmania panamensis strain MHOM/PA/94/PSC-1 chromosome 11 sequence genome encodes:
- a CDS encoding hypothetical protein (TriTrypDB/GeneDB-style sysID: LpmP.11.0760), with protein sequence MTMSSDDAVDVARPLPPHGPANMMSTYMTRYDYDYNGHPGLTGSDDGNGRNFEPGISGDVRNRPIFAYGVDTGDRDDHTIYQVDYTAKDRSVKNMAGLAARLTSASVPAAAAAINDVDKGTAYQRHWYRPGISDHIVLADGSHPHTVYQDDYQAPRHVAGGTVSEPVRYAGAAAAAYNADLLKPHGVVEDDGADLAPKITSRESLLPRRRKCPNTTWSPVFENTTDHRRTWNDCAPGDGVTGTYMCTSWEYGGTSQAHPSQLPLSLARSLAAHGLDVTANLDKAALLRQLAGAHYTPRTVRSSLGGVPLDTSDRTNPQFLSTMEQKRCAVSRRLEKEHYVTMSIYKSDFIDQGLLPELPGNPGGPANVRDTHPSPLATAGEMMAGQLTSTTRELGLLRNAHGTLKPGEAHPASRMRTGVLSVVRKMEKAVSIDKADPHRHKLRA